The uncultured Hyphomonas sp. genome includes a window with the following:
- a CDS encoding HAD-IIIA family hydrolase: protein MTRPTQALFLVGGRGTRLGALSANTPKPMQEIAPGVRFLDLLLENAARMGFTDLVLLAGHLGDQVEAAYQGRRVGEATIRVVRESQPMGTGGALAQAADALDERFVLLNGDSFFDINLRVLTAAPLPEGGGRLALRMVDDTARYGSVQLCDTKISAFIEKNPDLTGPGLINGGIYYLDRAMVGRIEAPSSIESDVFPELVREGRLEGVPFDGYFLDIGLPETLAQAQRETAALRVRPAAFLDRDGVLNEDHGYTHRVDDLVWMPGAREAIRLLNDRGYRVIVVTNQAGVARGFYDEDAIGIFHAGMQTQLAEAGAFVDAFYHCPYHADGKVPSYTVEDHPDRKPNPGMILRALKDWHVDKDKSFLIGDKPSDMEAARRVGLPGHLYAGGNLQALVSDIIGPE, encoded by the coding sequence ATGACCCGTCCGACACAGGCCCTCTTTCTGGTGGGCGGCAGGGGGACGCGGCTGGGTGCCCTGTCTGCCAATACACCGAAGCCGATGCAGGAGATCGCACCGGGGGTCCGTTTCCTGGACCTGCTTCTGGAGAATGCCGCGCGGATGGGGTTCACCGATCTTGTCCTGTTAGCAGGCCATCTTGGCGATCAGGTCGAGGCGGCGTATCAGGGCCGGCGGGTCGGTGAGGCGACAATCCGCGTTGTGCGGGAGAGCCAGCCCATGGGCACCGGCGGCGCGCTTGCGCAGGCCGCAGATGCGCTGGATGAGCGTTTCGTGCTGCTGAACGGCGATTCCTTTTTCGACATCAATCTGCGTGTCCTGACAGCGGCGCCCCTGCCGGAAGGCGGCGGCCGGTTGGCGTTGCGCATGGTGGACGATACGGCGCGCTACGGCTCTGTGCAGCTGTGCGACACGAAGATCTCCGCTTTCATCGAGAAGAACCCCGACCTCACCGGGCCAGGGCTGATCAATGGCGGGATCTACTATCTCGACCGGGCCATGGTCGGCCGGATTGAGGCGCCGTCCTCGATCGAGAGCGATGTGTTTCCCGAACTGGTCCGGGAAGGGCGCCTGGAAGGGGTGCCATTCGATGGCTATTTCCTGGACATCGGGCTGCCGGAAACCCTGGCACAGGCTCAGCGTGAAACGGCGGCCCTGCGCGTGCGGCCCGCTGCATTCCTCGACCGTGATGGCGTGCTCAACGAGGATCATGGATACACCCACCGCGTGGACGATCTCGTGTGGATGCCGGGTGCCCGCGAAGCGATCCGTTTACTGAACGATCGTGGCTACCGGGTGATTGTCGTGACCAATCAGGCTGGCGTGGCCCGCGGCTTCTATGATGAGGATGCCATCGGGATTTTCCATGCCGGCATGCAGACCCAGCTCGCAGAGGCGGGCGCGTTTGTGGATGCCTTTTATCATTGCCCATACCATGCGGACGGCAAAGTGCCGTCCTATACGGTGGAGGATCATCCTGACCGCAAGCCGAACCCCGGCATGATCCTGCGCGCGCTGAAGGACTGGCATGTGGACAAGGACAAGAGCTTCCTGATCGGTGACAAGCCATCGGACATGGAAGCCGCCCGCCGGGTAGGCTTGCCCGGTCATCTTTATGCCGGTGGAAATCTGCAGGCGCTTGTGTCGGATATAATCGGTCCGGAATGA
- a CDS encoding AGE family epimerase/isomerase, whose translation MSAAIPFDEIRRWTFDVALPFWGDAGYDLQSRRFVEKLDYSGKPIDTGYHRTRVIGRQTYVFSHAAILGWDRGMSLSAEGARQLDELYLGPDKGWPRTTGPNGGILDGTPDLYDLAFVLFGYAWRHKAARDEASRDGMHRAMDFIEAHLRADVGYWHELPPEGWRLQNPHMHLLEASLVAYEATGETRFLATARELVTLFREKLFDGTTLAEYFDTDWNRAEGQEGRLVEPGHMLEWAWILVQYGKVSGEDTVAVAEGLVRFAEAHGVDPKTARTLQVVLDDGTPVDAGARTWPNTERIKAHLALFEATGRDPRSAVAASARLLLDEYLSTPIPAVWLERFTADGQPDADDVPASTLYHIFLAFTEVLRLQDRIESLGG comes from the coding sequence ATGTCTGCGGCCATACCGTTTGACGAAATCCGTCGCTGGACCTTCGATGTCGCCCTGCCATTCTGGGGCGATGCGGGATACGACCTGCAGAGCAGGCGCTTTGTCGAGAAGCTGGATTATTCCGGGAAGCCCATCGATACGGGGTATCACCGGACCCGCGTTATCGGCCGTCAGACTTATGTGTTTTCCCACGCAGCGATCCTCGGCTGGGACCGGGGCATGTCCCTGTCGGCCGAAGGGGCGCGGCAGCTGGATGAGCTCTATCTGGGGCCGGACAAGGGTTGGCCCCGCACGACGGGCCCGAATGGCGGGATACTGGATGGCACGCCCGATCTCTACGATCTTGCCTTCGTTCTGTTCGGCTATGCGTGGCGGCACAAGGCGGCAAGGGATGAGGCCTCACGGGACGGCATGCATCGCGCGATGGATTTTATCGAAGCGCACCTTCGTGCAGATGTCGGCTATTGGCACGAATTGCCACCGGAAGGCTGGCGCCTGCAAAACCCTCACATGCATCTGCTGGAAGCATCTCTTGTTGCCTATGAGGCGACAGGGGAGACTCGCTTTCTTGCGACCGCGCGGGAGCTGGTGACGCTGTTCCGGGAAAAGCTGTTCGATGGCACCACGCTTGCCGAGTATTTCGACACGGACTGGAATCGGGCCGAAGGGCAGGAAGGCCGGCTGGTTGAGCCGGGCCATATGCTCGAATGGGCCTGGATCCTCGTTCAGTATGGAAAAGTCAGCGGAGAGGACACAGTTGCTGTGGCGGAGGGGCTGGTCCGGTTCGCGGAAGCCCATGGCGTTGACCCCAAGACAGCCCGCACCCTGCAGGTGGTTCTGGATGATGGCACGCCTGTCGATGCCGGGGCGCGCACCTGGCCGAACACAGAGCGGATCAAGGCGCATCTCGCCCTGTTCGAGGCAACGGGCCGGGATCCGCGTTCCGCGGTGGCCGCCAGTGCGCGCCTGTTGCTGGATGAGTATCTGAGCACACCGATACCGGCCGTGTGGCTGGAACGGTTTACAGCGGATGGCCAGCCGGATGCCGATGATGTGCCGGC